Proteins from one Ramlibacter sp. PS4R-6 genomic window:
- a CDS encoding hybrid sensor histidine kinase/response regulator, with the protein MRIKNLTVGAQLALGFGIIVALVVASSAVLWLEGSRFERRALDVHQNLLGSVAIAEAESALWELRYGFPQYMVGDAQVREKIVADDRRLRALIAQKLDEFERTASTQEEREALGALRGVYAQYVAARPRWFELQSQGRTEEAREWRAATTLPLGARAVDALLHLARVQKAMSVREHEAAMRELHVIQNTMAALALVAVLAGIAIALAIVRNLHRQLGGEPGYAKSVARRIAGGDLTTDVNTRPGDDSSLLAEMKTMRDGLRRVAELERAKAVAEAATEAKTRFLSNMSHEIRTPMNAIIGLSHLALKGELAPRQRDYIQKVHSAGSHLLGIVNDILDFSKVEAGALELVDADFDLAELVASTTDLLNAECERKQLDLEVDVGPSLPTRYFGDSLRLAQVLLNFANNAVKFTERGSVVIGVRGRELATGDWQLEFRVRDSGIGLSPEQVGRLFQSFSQADSSTTRKYGGTGLGLAISKKLVELMGGEVGVESSAGAGSTFWFKVTLPVAKTRADTRDEAFADLPDLSAQRGARVLLVEDNDINQIVARELLEEAGMRVEVADNGQLALEALERGRFDLVFMDMQMPVMDGLAATRAIRKIARHAALPIVAMTANAMGADRAACLAAGMDDVVTKPIDPHVLWDALGRWIEARPAATRSTRPASLTSI; encoded by the coding sequence ATGCGAATCAAGAACCTCACCGTCGGCGCCCAGCTCGCCCTGGGCTTCGGGATCATCGTGGCGCTGGTGGTGGCGAGCAGCGCGGTGCTGTGGCTGGAGGGCTCGCGCTTCGAACGCCGGGCCCTCGACGTGCACCAGAACCTGCTGGGCTCCGTCGCGATTGCCGAGGCCGAGAGCGCGCTGTGGGAGCTTCGCTACGGCTTTCCGCAATACATGGTCGGCGATGCGCAGGTGCGCGAGAAGATCGTGGCGGACGACCGGCGGTTGCGGGCCCTGATCGCGCAGAAACTGGACGAATTCGAGCGCACGGCGTCGACGCAGGAAGAGCGCGAGGCGCTGGGCGCACTGCGGGGCGTGTACGCCCAATACGTCGCGGCGCGGCCGCGCTGGTTCGAACTGCAGTCGCAGGGCCGTACCGAAGAAGCGCGCGAATGGCGTGCCGCGACGACCTTGCCGCTGGGCGCCCGCGCGGTGGACGCCTTGCTGCACCTGGCACGGGTGCAGAAGGCCATGAGCGTGCGCGAACACGAAGCCGCCATGCGCGAGCTGCACGTCATCCAGAACACGATGGCGGCGCTGGCGCTGGTGGCCGTCCTCGCCGGGATCGCGATCGCCCTCGCCATCGTGCGCAACCTGCACCGCCAGCTCGGCGGCGAGCCCGGTTACGCGAAGTCGGTCGCGCGCCGCATCGCGGGCGGCGACCTCACGACCGACGTGAACACACGCCCCGGCGACGACAGCAGCCTGCTCGCCGAGATGAAGACCATGCGCGACGGCTTGCGCCGCGTGGCCGAACTGGAGCGCGCGAAGGCGGTCGCCGAAGCGGCGACGGAAGCCAAGACGCGCTTTCTCTCGAACATGAGCCACGAGATCCGCACGCCGATGAACGCCATCATCGGCCTGTCGCACCTGGCGCTGAAGGGCGAGCTGGCGCCGCGGCAGCGCGACTACATCCAGAAGGTGCACAGCGCCGGCTCGCACCTGCTGGGCATCGTGAACGACATCCTGGACTTCTCGAAGGTGGAAGCCGGCGCGCTGGAACTCGTCGACGCCGACTTCGACCTGGCCGAACTCGTCGCCTCGACCACCGACCTGCTCAACGCCGAGTGCGAGCGCAAGCAGCTGGACCTGGAGGTCGACGTGGGCCCGAGCCTGCCCACGCGCTACTTCGGCGATTCGCTGCGCCTGGCGCAGGTGCTCCTGAATTTCGCGAACAACGCGGTGAAGTTCACCGAGCGCGGCAGCGTCGTCATCGGCGTGCGCGGGCGCGAGCTGGCCACGGGCGACTGGCAGCTGGAGTTCCGCGTGCGCGACAGCGGCATCGGCCTGTCGCCCGAGCAGGTCGGGCGCCTGTTCCAGAGCTTCTCGCAGGCCGACAGCTCGACGACGCGCAAGTACGGCGGCACCGGCCTGGGCCTGGCGATCAGCAAGAAGCTGGTGGAGCTGATGGGCGGCGAAGTCGGCGTGGAAAGCAGCGCGGGCGCGGGCAGCACGTTCTGGTTCAAGGTCACGCTGCCGGTGGCGAAGACGCGCGCGGACACACGCGACGAAGCCTTCGCCGACCTGCCCGACCTGTCGGCCCAGCGCGGCGCGCGCGTGCTGCTGGTGGAAGACAACGACATCAACCAGATCGTCGCGCGCGAACTGCTGGAGGAAGCCGGCATGCGCGTGGAAGTCGCCGACAACGGCCAGCTGGCGCTCGAAGCGCTCGAACGCGGCCGCTTCGACCTGGTGTTCATGGACATGCAGATGCCGGTGATGGACGGCCTGGCCGCCACGCGCGCCATCCGCAAGATCGCGCGCCATGCCGCGCTGCCCATCGTGGCCATGACGGCCAACGCGATGGGTGCCGACCGCGCCGCCTGCCTCGCAGCGGGGATGGACGACGTGGTCACCAAGCCCATCGACCCGCACGTGCTGTGGGACGCGCTGGGCCGCTGGATCGAGGCGCGCCCGGCCGCCACGCGCTCGACGCGCCCGGCGTCGCTCACCAGCATCTGA
- a CDS encoding acyl-CoA dehydrogenase C-terminal domain-containing protein: MPAYTPPIRDMQFVMHEVFKVADEYKAMPRHAETDVDTINAILEEGGKFASEVTFPLNRTGDEEGCKLDQKTHEVKTPTGFKEAYHKYVEGGWPALSCDPEYGGQGLPIVVNQCFYEMLNSANQAWTMYPGLTHGAYEALHAHGTDEQKKTYLPKLTSGEWTGTMCLTEPHCGTDLGMLRTKAEPQPDGTYKITGNKIFISAGEHDMVSNIIHLVLARLPDAPKGSKGISLFIVPKFNVNKDGSLGSRNGIYCTGLEHKMGIHGNSTAQLQLEDAVGTLVGEPNKGLQAMFVMMNAARIGVGMQSLGLTEVAFQNALAYAKDRIQMRSLSGPKAKDKPADPIIVHPDVRKMLLTAKAYAEGGRALSLYCAFLIDKELHHPDEKVRKEAEELVALLTPIVKAFITDNGWIATSACMQVFGGHGYIKESGMEQFVRDARINMIYEGTNTVQSLDLLGRKVLGNNGATLKKFGKMVAQLVEEEGVNEKMAEFINPIAYLGDQMTKFTTEIGFKAFQNPDEVGAAAVDYLRVAGHLVFGYFWARMAQVALREIAAGNTDPFYQAKLQTARFYFAKLFPETATLMRTARAGLKPLMDTDLALA; this comes from the coding sequence ATGCCCGCCTACACCCCGCCCATCCGCGACATGCAGTTCGTCATGCACGAAGTGTTCAAGGTCGCCGACGAATACAAGGCGATGCCGCGCCACGCCGAAACGGACGTGGACACCATCAATGCCATCCTCGAGGAAGGCGGCAAGTTCGCCAGCGAAGTGACCTTCCCGCTGAACCGCACGGGCGACGAGGAGGGCTGCAAGCTCGACCAGAAGACGCACGAAGTGAAGACCCCCACCGGCTTCAAGGAGGCGTACCACAAGTACGTCGAAGGCGGCTGGCCGGCGCTGTCGTGCGACCCCGAGTACGGCGGCCAGGGCCTGCCGATCGTGGTGAACCAGTGCTTCTATGAGATGCTCAACTCCGCCAACCAGGCGTGGACGATGTATCCGGGCCTGACGCACGGCGCCTATGAAGCGCTGCATGCGCATGGCACCGACGAGCAGAAGAAAACCTACCTGCCCAAGCTCACGAGCGGCGAGTGGACGGGCACGATGTGCCTGACCGAGCCGCACTGCGGCACCGACCTGGGCATGCTGCGCACGAAGGCCGAGCCGCAGCCCGACGGCACCTACAAGATCACCGGCAACAAGATCTTCATCAGCGCCGGCGAGCACGACATGGTGTCCAACATCATCCACCTCGTGCTCGCGCGCCTGCCGGACGCACCGAAGGGCAGCAAGGGCATTTCGCTCTTCATCGTGCCCAAGTTCAACGTGAACAAGGACGGCTCGCTCGGCTCGCGCAACGGCATCTACTGCACGGGCCTGGAGCACAAGATGGGCATCCACGGCAATTCGACCGCGCAGCTGCAGCTCGAAGACGCGGTGGGCACGCTGGTGGGCGAGCCCAACAAGGGCCTGCAGGCCATGTTCGTGATGATGAACGCCGCGCGCATCGGCGTCGGCATGCAGTCGCTGGGGCTGACCGAAGTCGCCTTCCAGAACGCGCTGGCCTATGCGAAGGACCGCATCCAGATGCGCTCGCTGTCGGGCCCGAAGGCCAAGGACAAGCCGGCCGACCCGATCATCGTGCACCCCGACGTGCGCAAGATGCTGCTGACCGCGAAGGCCTATGCCGAGGGCGGCCGCGCGCTGTCGCTGTACTGCGCGTTCCTGATCGACAAGGAACTGCACCACCCCGACGAGAAGGTCCGCAAGGAAGCCGAGGAACTCGTCGCGCTGCTCACGCCGATCGTCAAGGCCTTCATCACCGACAACGGCTGGATCGCCACGTCGGCCTGCATGCAGGTGTTCGGCGGCCACGGCTACATCAAGGAGTCGGGCATGGAGCAGTTCGTGCGCGACGCCCGCATCAACATGATCTACGAAGGCACGAACACCGTGCAGTCGCTGGACCTGCTCGGCCGCAAGGTGCTGGGCAACAACGGCGCAACGCTGAAGAAGTTCGGCAAGATGGTGGCGCAGCTGGTCGAGGAAGAGGGCGTCAACGAGAAGATGGCCGAGTTCATCAACCCGATCGCCTACCTGGGCGACCAGATGACCAAGTTCACCACCGAGATCGGCTTCAAGGCTTTCCAGAACCCCGATGAAGTGGGCGCCGCCGCGGTCGACTACCTGCGCGTGGCCGGCCACCTCGTGTTCGGCTACTTCTGGGCGCGCATGGCGCAGGTGGCGCTGCGCGAGATCGCGGCCGGCAACACCGACCCGTTCTACCAGGCCAAGCTGCAGACGGCGCGCTTCTACTTCGCCAAGCTGTTCCCCGAGACGGCGACGCTGATGCGCACCGCGCGCGCGGGCCTGAAGCCGCTGATGGACACGGACCTCGCGCTGGCATGA
- a CDS encoding TetR/AcrR family transcriptional regulator, translated as MSVTELPARGRAQREGRALQKGQQTKAAIVDAALGLATQIGLEGLSIGALAEVTQMSKSGVFAHFGSREELQISVIREYHRRFEEEVFYPAMREGRGLPRLRQLFANWMKRTSVEIDSGCIYISGAVEFDDRPGPVRDALASSVRTWHSAMKRAIQSAMAEGHLDTDVEEEQMLFEIHGLILALHYEARFLKDAGAYARANRGFENILRRYGAGKEAPPARASKKPTKSPKE; from the coding sequence ATGTCCGTCACCGAATTGCCGGCCCGCGGCCGCGCCCAGCGCGAGGGCCGGGCCTTGCAGAAAGGCCAGCAGACCAAGGCGGCGATCGTCGACGCGGCGCTCGGCCTGGCCACCCAGATCGGCCTGGAGGGCCTGTCCATCGGCGCGCTGGCCGAGGTCACGCAAATGAGCAAGTCGGGCGTGTTCGCCCACTTCGGCTCGCGCGAAGAGCTGCAGATCTCCGTCATCCGCGAGTACCACCGCCGCTTCGAGGAAGAGGTGTTCTACCCGGCCATGCGCGAGGGCCGCGGCCTGCCCCGCCTGCGCCAGCTCTTCGCCAACTGGATGAAGCGCACCTCGGTGGAGATCGACTCGGGCTGCATCTACATCTCCGGCGCCGTCGAGTTCGACGACCGGCCGGGCCCGGTGCGCGACGCGCTCGCCAGCTCGGTGCGCACCTGGCACTCGGCCATGAAGCGCGCCATCCAGTCGGCCATGGCCGAAGGGCACCTCGACACCGACGTGGAGGAAGAGCAGATGCTCTTCGAGATCCACGGCCTCATCCTCGCGCTGCACTACGAAGCGCGCTTCCTCAAGGACGCCGGCGCGTACGCGCGCGCCAACCGCGGCTTCGAGAACATCCTGCGCCGCTACGGCGCGGGCAAGGAAGCGCCGCCCGCGCGCGCCAGCAAGAAACCCACGAAGTCTCCGAAGGAGTAA
- a CDS encoding DUF2147 domain-containing protein, translated as MRRSLIVCAALAALPVFAQPTPVGLWRNVDDKTGEVKAEIRIAESNGVVSGRIEKVLSRTSKPDAKCDKCEDDRKDKPMVGLEIIRGNKILDPENGSEYRLRLTPLEEGRKLEVRGYLGPFYRNQVWVRAQ; from the coding sequence ATGAGGCGTTCGCTGATCGTGTGCGCGGCGCTCGCCGCCCTGCCGGTGTTCGCGCAGCCGACGCCCGTCGGCCTGTGGCGCAACGTCGACGACAAGACCGGCGAGGTAAAGGCGGAGATTCGCATCGCCGAATCGAACGGCGTCGTTTCCGGCCGCATCGAGAAGGTGCTGTCCAGGACGTCGAAGCCGGACGCCAAGTGCGACAAGTGCGAGGACGACCGCAAGGACAAGCCGATGGTGGGCCTCGAGATCATTCGCGGCAACAAGATCCTCGACCCCGAGAACGGCAGCGAGTACCGCCTGCGCCTGACGCCGCTGGAAGAGGGCCGCAAGCTCGAAGTGCGCGGCTACCTCGGCCCCTTCTACAGAAACCAGGTCTGGGTGCGTGCCCAGTGA
- a CDS encoding VCBS domain-containing protein, whose product MSIDGRLVAGATLQAWAVGGVTGLQWQVLANGVWTNVGAAGSATFTIPANAVGRAYRVAGTGPEGTVYSPITGSVAAADSKKASAPVLSGTSLSVLATEGAGPIGVFGGLTFSDADKGNYGGGSLLLQDSTSTVYGGDGHDLLAIRFAGTGLGQFSYNAATREVKYAFTAGVATTIGTLDAALDGNGTDLKVTFNANATQAVVDKLIDNLQVTNTDDSPTDNRLVTLRITDPTGESAQRVTSIHIEGEADAPVITSPAAFAIDEDQAAVGTVAAYDPDREAGAPQGITYSLVSGAGSADNALFSIDAATGALRFVTAPDFEGAHAPSYSVRVRASDGNGGATDQVLAVTVRDVNNEPVASNLQATVSEDGPSVLIAANATDPTPGDTLTYAIDAAGTRGNVTLEGASFRYDPTGRFEMLKAGASAQDTFKYTVTDAAGHAVNRTVTVTVQGANDAPIAVSPFGIVTEAGAAGAGTAVFADTIAAFDVDGEAVTFSLAGQGTYGSLQLTSDGHWTYVLDNANAAVQALGDFGSLQDTIAVDVRDPQGAVTPHQVRVMIWGANDAPVVSGSQVALAPLVEAGAGVAGVRTSAGSVAASASDPEGDALTWVAGTQQGQWGALTLDAAGNWHYDLDDGRTDPLTQGQRVGDTFTVQVRDSHGASGTRTLSFDVQGTNDAAVIGGASEGHVLEDMGATLHAGGVLTVSDPDAGQSQLVARSGAAGSAGGVFDVAADGTWSYAIDNAAAVVQSLGEGDTLVDTLTVTSIDGTAEQVLSVTLHGVNDAAQFTGTTTLIADEDSFDAAGHLVLDADMGLHDADAGENAVQPNSGTGSGQFGQFNVDAAGHWTWSSQANPWTIESLAEGQTLTDMFGAFTTDGTFSLLQVVVAGRNDDPIIAMGDTTGQVIEPGGFPPEMPPPPTTATGSLMAWDKDNGDTLTWSSQGDGQYGSFTVDATGHWTYVVDAVKSDPLAMGQSAVDTVYATVSDGHGGSATQAIAITVYGGNETPVIDPSSTLTATVHELPAPNGTLVIDRSDGSGYAGLIAADPAGGLVVLSDVEQFPGYTIRTLSHFNPDGSLDTDYGQGGQAIFNSPISASSLQVDAQGRAVAVGYTLTDYGNARTDAAVMRVLADGSLDNSFGTGGVVALDFGGSYDYGYRAYFAADGKLLVTLSGGGSDMAPVVARLNENGSLDTSFGTGGVLQVPRGSFEQQVSVDVNGRIYLSAAQWNEGTYAYELHVQRFLSDGTADASFGDAGAADVALPASSIWGTSLTVGSDGRIILSSTVPGDGLQHAHAMLTALNADGSLDESFGAGGTLHTQVWPGLQAVQLDAQGRILVAGQPAGYLGNTNDFMVARYLADGSVDTSFGTNGATVTDISGAGRDDFVMQLTLGADGTILLAGATSESTYGWDPAAARYTADGQLDATFGVGIEQTVTGIIEAHDPDPFGGGWQPLQFTAVNEGAYGDFKLMSPQYGYWTYTVDSQRAAALDEGETATDTITVAIRDAFGGVTYQDVVVTVVGSWDPPQA is encoded by the coding sequence TTGAGCATCGACGGGCGCCTGGTCGCGGGCGCGACCCTGCAGGCATGGGCAGTGGGCGGCGTCACGGGGCTGCAGTGGCAGGTCCTGGCAAATGGGGTCTGGACCAACGTGGGCGCGGCTGGCAGCGCCACGTTCACCATCCCGGCCAATGCCGTCGGCCGCGCCTACCGCGTGGCGGGGACCGGCCCGGAAGGCACGGTCTACAGCCCGATCACGGGCTCAGTAGCCGCGGCCGACTCGAAGAAGGCGAGCGCGCCCGTGCTGTCGGGCACTTCCCTGTCGGTCCTCGCCACGGAAGGCGCCGGTCCGATCGGCGTCTTCGGCGGGCTCACTTTCAGCGATGCCGACAAGGGCAACTACGGCGGCGGCTCGCTGCTGCTGCAGGACAGCACCTCCACCGTTTACGGCGGCGACGGCCACGACCTGCTCGCGATCCGTTTCGCGGGTACGGGCCTCGGCCAATTCAGCTACAACGCCGCCACGCGCGAGGTGAAGTACGCGTTCACCGCCGGCGTGGCGACGACCATCGGCACCCTCGACGCCGCCCTCGACGGCAATGGCACGGACCTGAAAGTCACGTTCAACGCCAACGCCACGCAGGCGGTGGTCGACAAGCTGATCGACAACCTGCAGGTGACCAACACGGACGACAGCCCCACCGACAACCGGCTCGTCACGCTGCGCATCACCGATCCCACGGGCGAATCGGCGCAGCGCGTGACGTCGATCCACATCGAAGGCGAAGCCGACGCGCCGGTGATCACCAGCCCGGCCGCCTTCGCCATCGACGAAGACCAGGCGGCGGTGGGCACCGTCGCGGCCTACGATCCCGACCGCGAAGCCGGTGCCCCGCAGGGCATCACCTACAGCCTCGTGAGCGGCGCGGGGAGCGCGGACAACGCGCTCTTCAGCATCGATGCGGCGACGGGCGCACTGCGCTTCGTCACCGCGCCGGATTTCGAAGGCGCGCATGCGCCCAGCTACAGCGTGCGCGTGCGCGCGAGCGACGGCAACGGCGGCGCGACGGACCAGGTGCTGGCGGTCACCGTGCGCGACGTAAACAACGAACCGGTCGCGTCGAACCTGCAGGCCACGGTGTCCGAAGACGGTCCCTCAGTGCTCATCGCTGCCAACGCGACGGACCCCACACCGGGCGACACGCTGACGTACGCGATCGACGCCGCGGGAACCCGCGGCAACGTCACGCTGGAGGGCGCTTCCTTCCGCTACGACCCCACGGGGCGTTTCGAGATGCTGAAGGCCGGCGCCTCCGCGCAGGACACATTCAAGTACACGGTGACCGACGCGGCGGGCCACGCGGTCAACCGCACGGTGACGGTGACGGTCCAAGGCGCCAACGATGCGCCGATCGCGGTCAGCCCCTTCGGCATCGTCACCGAGGCGGGCGCGGCGGGGGCGGGCACGGCCGTCTTCGCGGACACCATCGCCGCCTTCGACGTCGACGGGGAAGCGGTGACGTTCTCGCTCGCCGGCCAGGGAACGTACGGCTCGCTGCAGCTCACGAGCGACGGCCACTGGACCTACGTCCTGGACAACGCCAACGCCGCGGTTCAGGCGCTGGGCGATTTCGGCTCGCTGCAGGACACGATCGCGGTGGACGTGCGCGACCCGCAAGGCGCTGTCACGCCGCACCAGGTGCGCGTGATGATCTGGGGCGCGAACGACGCGCCGGTCGTCTCCGGCTCGCAGGTGGCGTTGGCGCCGCTGGTCGAAGCGGGCGCGGGCGTCGCTGGCGTGCGCACCAGCGCGGGCAGCGTCGCGGCTTCGGCGAGCGACCCGGAAGGCGACGCGCTGACGTGGGTCGCGGGCACGCAGCAAGGGCAGTGGGGCGCGCTGACGCTCGACGCGGCGGGCAACTGGCACTACGACCTGGACGACGGCCGCACCGACCCGCTCACGCAAGGCCAGCGTGTCGGCGACACCTTCACGGTGCAAGTGCGGGATTCGCACGGCGCGAGCGGTACGCGCACCTTGTCCTTCGACGTGCAAGGCACCAACGATGCCGCCGTCATCGGCGGCGCGTCCGAAGGCCACGTGCTGGAAGACATGGGCGCGACGCTGCATGCGGGCGGCGTGCTCACGGTGAGCGACCCCGACGCCGGCCAGTCGCAGCTGGTGGCGCGCAGCGGCGCGGCCGGTTCCGCGGGCGGCGTGTTCGACGTCGCGGCGGATGGCACGTGGTCGTATGCGATCGACAACGCCGCCGCCGTGGTGCAGTCGCTGGGCGAAGGCGACACCCTGGTGGACACGCTCACGGTCACCAGCATCGACGGCACCGCCGAGCAGGTGCTGTCCGTCACCTTGCATGGCGTCAACGACGCCGCGCAGTTCACCGGCACCACCACGCTCATCGCCGACGAAGACAGCTTCGACGCCGCCGGCCACCTCGTGCTCGATGCGGACATGGGCCTGCACGACGCCGATGCCGGCGAGAACGCCGTGCAGCCCAACAGCGGGACCGGCAGCGGCCAATTCGGCCAGTTCAACGTGGACGCCGCGGGCCACTGGACGTGGTCGTCACAGGCCAACCCCTGGACGATCGAATCGCTAGCCGAAGGGCAGACGCTCACGGACATGTTCGGCGCCTTCACCACCGACGGCACGTTCTCGCTGCTGCAGGTCGTGGTCGCGGGCCGCAACGACGACCCCATCATCGCGATGGGCGACACGACCGGCCAGGTGATCGAGCCCGGCGGGTTCCCGCCGGAGATGCCGCCGCCTCCCACGACGGCCACGGGCTCGCTGATGGCCTGGGACAAGGACAACGGCGACACCCTGACGTGGTCGTCGCAGGGCGACGGCCAGTACGGCAGCTTCACGGTCGACGCCACGGGCCACTGGACCTACGTGGTGGACGCGGTCAAGTCCGACCCGCTGGCGATGGGCCAGAGCGCCGTCGACACCGTGTACGCCACCGTGTCGGACGGCCATGGCGGCAGCGCGACGCAGGCCATTGCCATCACCGTGTACGGCGGCAACGAGACGCCGGTGATCGACCCGTCGAGCACGCTGACGGCGACGGTGCACGAACTGCCCGCGCCCAACGGCACGCTCGTCATCGACCGCAGCGACGGCAGCGGCTACGCCGGCCTGATCGCTGCCGATCCGGCAGGCGGCCTGGTCGTGCTCAGCGACGTGGAGCAGTTCCCCGGCTACACGATCCGCACGCTGTCCCACTTCAACCCGGATGGCAGCCTGGACACCGACTACGGGCAGGGCGGGCAGGCCATCTTCAACTCCCCGATCTCGGCCAGCTCCCTGCAGGTCGACGCGCAGGGGCGGGCGGTGGCCGTGGGTTACACCCTCACCGACTACGGCAATGCACGCACCGACGCAGCCGTGATGCGCGTGCTGGCGGACGGCAGCCTCGACAACTCGTTCGGCACGGGTGGCGTGGTCGCACTGGACTTCGGCGGTTCGTACGACTACGGGTACAGGGCGTACTTCGCGGCCGACGGCAAGCTGCTGGTGACGCTGTCGGGCGGCGGTTCCGACATGGCGCCCGTGGTCGCGCGGCTGAACGAGAACGGCAGCCTCGACACGTCGTTCGGCACGGGCGGGGTCCTTCAGGTGCCGCGCGGTTCCTTCGAACAGCAGGTCTCGGTCGACGTCAATGGCCGCATCTACCTGTCGGCCGCGCAGTGGAATGAAGGGACGTACGCTTACGAACTGCACGTGCAGCGCTTCCTTTCGGACGGCACGGCCGACGCCTCGTTCGGCGACGCCGGGGCCGCCGACGTCGCGCTCCCGGCTTCTTCCATCTGGGGCACCAGCCTCACGGTGGGCAGCGACGGCCGGATCATCCTGTCGTCGACCGTGCCCGGCGATGGCCTGCAGCACGCGCACGCCATGCTCACCGCGCTGAACGCGGACGGCAGCCTCGACGAGTCGTTCGGCGCCGGCGGCACCTTGCATACGCAGGTGTGGCCGGGCCTGCAGGCCGTGCAGCTCGACGCGCAGGGCCGCATCCTGGTCGCCGGCCAGCCGGCCGGCTACCTGGGCAACACCAACGACTTCATGGTGGCCCGCTACCTGGCGGACGGCAGCGTCGACACGTCTTTCGGCACCAATGGCGCCACCGTCACCGACATTTCGGGCGCGGGCCGCGACGACTTCGTGATGCAACTGACGCTGGGCGCCGACGGCACCATCCTGCTCGCGGGCGCCACCAGCGAATCGACGTATGGGTGGGACCCGGCTGCCGCTCGGTACACGGCGGACGGGCAGCTGGACGCGACCTTCGGCGTGGGGATCGAGCAGACCGTCACCGGCATCATCGAAGCGCACGACCCCGACCCTTTCGGCGGCGGCTGGCAGCCGTTGCAGTTCACCGCGGTGAACGAAGGCGCTTACGGGGATTTCAAGCTGATGTCGCCGCAGTACGGCTACTGGACGTACACCGTGGACAGCCAGCGCGCAGCGGCGCTGGACGAAGGCGAGACGGCGACCGACACGATCACCGTCGCGATCCGCGATGCATTCGGTGGGGTGACTTACCAGGACGTCGTGGTGACCGTCGTGGGTTCCTGGGATCCGCCGCAGGCCTGA